The genomic window CGCCACTCCCCAATGACTCATGGCATCTGCACGGTTAGGCGTTAAACCTATTTCAATAACCGAATCCTCTTCAATAGTAAACACATCAGCAGCAGGGGTTCCCGGTTGTAAAGATGCATGTAGTACTAAAATTCCGTCGTGACTCGTACCTAAACCCAACTCATCTTCGGCACAGATCATCCCATGACTTTCTTCTCCCCGTATTTTGCCTTTTTTAATTATCCAGGCTTCTCCTTCCTTAGTATATAAGGTAGTTCCGATGGTTGCTACCGGTACTTTTTGACCTTTGGCAACGTTAGGTGCACCGCAAACGATCTGAACCGGGGATTCAGTCCCTATATCTACTTTGGTTACCTTTAATTTATCCGCATTGCTGTGAGGTTCACATGCTAAGACTTCACCTACCACAACTCCCCGAAGACTACCCTTAATACTTTCGTAGGTAGAAATACCTTCGACTTCCAGCCCTAAATCAGTTAGAAGTTCCCCGGTTTTTTCAATATCCCAATCCGGTTTAATAAATTGTTGCAGCCAATTATAGGAGATTTTCATGCGTGCTTATTTAAAGGGAGTACCTCTTAGAATTTAGGTAAGAATCTACTCCATCGTCTTAAAATTTTAACGGCTCAAAGATACTGTATTAAGTAGGTCTTGCAAATTGATTTGTAGCTAAGTTTATCGACATCCTGTAAATGCCTAATTTTTCAGACAACTCTAAAAACGTAAACCTACCTCGTCGTAATTATCAATTTTTAAAAAATTAGTATATTTGATGTGTTGGTAGTTAATAAGTAAACAATCTTAAAATCCGTCAGTTCGAGTGCTTCGACCAAGGGAAGAAGTGTGCTTCAGCTAGTTCAGCAGAACTATTGAGAACAAGGATTTTAGTGAAAAAGCTATGTAATCCTGAGTTAAACCGAAGGACTCGATACATTTTTTTCTTCATTTTATTACGAAAAAATACTCGAATTGACGCTTTTTTAAATGAATCACTTATTATATTTAATATGAATATAAAATAAAAGGTTTTTTACCTTAAATATGCGAACCCCCAAATTTAAATGATTATGAAATTTTTTACTTTCCTTACCTTTTTTATTGCTCTAATTTTTATTGGAAATTTAGATAGTTACGGACAAGAAAGCCCTTGGTTAAAGAAGAACAGTACGCTTAAGACCATAGAACCACCTGTTGCTAAAAAAGAAGTCCCTGTAGTAAAAAGAGATAAATACAGCAAAGCCGAACATGAAGTAAAAATTCTAGAAGCCCGTATTTTATCGGAAGAAAGCCGTCTTGAGGGTACTGCCGAACTAAATGACAACGGAGAAGCATTATCTGAAGAGAAAAAAGCGATTATTAGAAAAAATTTGCAATTTGCACGACAAAAGCTGAGTCAGTTAAAAGCGCAAGCCGGAATTTCTCAAAGTCCAGAGTAAACTAAACCATTACTCCTTTTTATACATATCTTCTTAGATCATTATTTATGTGATAAGAGATAAAGTAATATGTATAACCATAGTAGCGGTTGTAAACATTCCCGTATTTTAGTACCCAATCTATACTAAAGGAGTAAGGAATGAATAAAGCTGTTTATGTTGCGACTATTGAACCCAATAGTGGTAAATCCCTGGTTGTTCTTGGACTCATGCAGGTGCTTCTGGGCAGCGTGGCAAAAGTCGGGTATTTTAAACCGATAATTGATGATCCCAAGGATAATGAAGTAGATGAACATACCAGGACAGTAGTTTCGTACTTTGAACTGGATATTAACTATAAAAAAACCTTTGCTTTCACCCGAAGCGAAATACTTCAAAAGTATAACGAAGGAAAGAGTGGGGAAGTCATTGATACCATCATCCGTAAGTATAAAGCACTAGAAGACCAGTTTGATTTTATACTATTAGAAGGAACCGATTTTTCCGAAGAAAACAATATTATAGAATTTGATGTCAACGTTATTATTGCTAAAAACCTGGGGATTCCGGCTATTTTAATAGCAAATGGTACTTCAAGAGAAGCAAATGAAATTACGGCAAATTTAAAATTGGCGTATGATACCTTTAAAGGAAAGGATGTAGACGTGCTTGCCGTTATTGCGAATAAAGTAAGTAGTAATATTAAGGAAGAATTAGAAACCGCACTCCATGAAGGTTTTGCAGAAGTTGCCAATCGTATTGTAGTACCCCGGATTACCGCTTTAGAATTTCCAACCATTAAAGAAATAACAGAAGCTCTGGGAGGAACTGTACTCTTTGGGAAGGAGTTTTTAAACAATCAGGCAGGGAGTTTCGGCGTAGGAGCCATGCAGTTACGCAATTATTTGACACATCTCAAAGAGAATAGCCTAGTAGTAACCCCAGGAGATCGGGCGGATATCATATTAGGAGCTTTACAGGCTAACATGAGTGATAATTACCCAAAAGTTTCAGGTATTATTTTGACCGGAGGGTTAATTCCGGAAGAACCGATTCTAAAATTAATTGAAGGTGTTTCCCCATCCGTTCCAATAATTTCGGTAAATCAAGGGACATTTTTGGTGACTAACCAGATCGGAAATATTAAAACTCGGATCTATGCGGATAACCTTCAAAAAATTGATACTTCTATTAACACTTTTAAACAAGCCGTTGATATTGAAAAGTTGTTAAATCCGTTAATCACTTTTAAATCAGACAGTATTACGCCTAGTATGTTTCAGTATACTTTATTAAAAAGGGCATTGCAACAGAAAAAACATATTGTCCTACCGGAAGGCTCTGATGAACGGATTTTACGGGCTGCTGCAAAATTACAAACCTTTGATGTAGTGGATTTGACCTTAATTGGTCAGCAACGTAAAATCAAAGCAAAAGCCGCTCAACTGGATATTCCATTAGATTTTGATCGTATCACTATCCTTAATCCTACAAAATCCGAGTATTACAAAGAATATGTCAAAACGTTTTACGAACTGCGTAAACATAAGGGTGTTAATATGGATATGGCTTATGACCTGATGTCTGATGTCTCTTACTTTGGAACGATGATGATTTACAGCGGGCATGCGGATGGGATGGTTTCCGGAGCGGTACATACCACACAACATACAATCCGGCCAGCACTGCAATTTATTAAAACCAAACCTGGCGTCAACGTAGTCTCATCCGTGTTTTTTATGTGCCTGGAAGATCGGGTTTCCGTATTTGGGGATTGCGCAATTAACCCTAATCCAAATGCAGAACAGTTAGCCGAGATTGCTATTTCTTCGGCAAACTCGGCGGAAGCTTTTGGTATCGAACCTAAAATAGCCATGTTGTCGTATTCTTCGGGTTCTTCGGGTAAAGGTGAAGATGTAGAAACGGTAAGACAAGCAACTGAAATGGTAAAGATTAAACGTCCCGATTTAAAAATAGAAGGTCCTATCCAATACGATGCTGCCGTAGATCTAAGGATTGGAAAAAGCAAATTACCGGATTCTGAAGTAGCCGGACAGGCAAGTGTACTTATTTTTCCTGATTTAAATACCGGAAATAATACCTATAAAGCTGTACAGCGAGAGACCGGTGCACTGGCAATTGGCCCTATGTTGCAAGGATTGAATAAACCGGTAAATGATTTAAGCCGGGGTTGTACGGTAAATGATGTCTATAATACCGTAATTATCACTGCCATTCAGGCACAGGACATGTAGCTGATCAATATTTATAATCTATGAAAATTTTAGTTTTAAATTCCGGTAGTTCTTCCTTAAAATACCAACTATTTAACATGCCGGAGAAAGAAGTGATTTGCTCCGGTTTAGTAGAAAGAATTGGTATTGAAGGTTCCCGGTTGACTTATAAAAGAAAAGATGAAAAATACGAAGAAGACCAGTTTATTCCGGATCATAAAAAGGCACTTCAAAAGGTAGCAGCATTATTATTGCATCCGGATCAGGGGGTTATTAAAACCGCCGAAGAAATTAGGGCAGTAGGGCATAGGGTAGTACACGGAGGGAGTTTGTTTACTGAAACCGTAGAAATAACAACCCCTGTTGAAGAAGCCATTGCCGAATTATCAGGCCTGGCTCCGTTACATAATCCGGCAAATCTGGAAGGGGTAAAAGTAGCACGACAAATTTTTCAGAAAGCCAGACAGATTGCAGTTTTTGACACCGCTTTTCATCAAACGATGCCGGCGGTTGCCTATCAATATGCTATTCCGGTAGAATTTTTAAAACAACATCAAATCAGGGCTTATGGTTTTCATGGAACCAGCCATAAATATGTAAGTGAAAAAGCAGTAAGCTTACTTCCCATTTGTAAAAAATTAATTACCATTCATCTGGGGAACGGTTGTAGTATTACAGCGGTTAAGGATGGAAAAAGTATAGATCATTCACTAGGTTTTGCACCTATAAACGGACTTATTATGGGTACCCGGTGCGGAGATATCGATCCTTCGGTCATATTCTACTTATCTGAAAGTTTAAACTATAGCATACCTAAAATTAAAAATTTACTACAAAAAGAAAGTGGTATGCTGGGGTTAACGGGTTATAGCGATTTACGGGATATTGAAAAAGAAGCCGAAGCCGGTAATGAATCCTGTAAACTGGCTTTGCTAATGAACGCTTACCGGGTTAAAAAATATATTGGCGCCTATGTTGCCGTTATGAATGGCCTGGATGCCATCGTTTTTACCGCAGGGATAGGAGAAAACTCCACACTAATGCGTTCTTTGATCATTAAAGATATGGAGTATTTAGGTCTAAAATTAGATATAAAGGCTAATGAAGTTCGATCTTCAGAAATTCGCGAAATTCATAAGAAAGATAGTAACGTACCTATATTAATAATTCCAACTAATGAAGAATTAGAAATTGCTACACAGAGTTATTCGTTAATTAGGTGATTTTATAACAGGTTTAGCTTTGTTATATAGAAAAGGTTCTATACTATAGATTATACAACGTACCTTCTAACTTATATAGTTCCAGATATTTTTAAATTTAGAAATCTGCTGATAGGTGTAAAGAACAATACTATTTTTTTCTAATTGAAGCCCGGGATCTTCCTTTAAAAGCGCAACTGCATAATATCGAGCTGTTTTTAGGATGTCATTATCTCTTACCACATCTGCAATTTTTAAATTGAGAACCCCACTTTGCTGGGTTCCCATCATGTCTCCCGGCCCTCGTAGTTTAAGGTCAACTTCTGCTATTTCAAATCCATCGTTAGTCCTGACCATGGTTTCTAAGCGGGTTTTACTGTCCGCAGAAAGCTTAAAACTAGTCATTAAGATACAAAAACTTTGTTCGGCACCACGGCCTACACGTCCGCGTAATTGATGTAGTTGGGATAACCCAAAGCGTTCGGCACTTTCAATAATCATAACACTGGCATTAGGTACATTAACGCCCACTTCAATCACCGTAGTAGCGACCATAATTTGTGTAGCACCATTTACAAAACGTTGCATTTCAAACTCTTTATCGGCTGGCTTCATTTGACCATGAACGATAGATACCTGGTACTCCGGAGTAGGGAAGTAGCGAACCACACTCTCATACCCGTCCATCAGGTCTTTATAATCCAGTACTTCGGATTCTTGAATTAAGGGATATACTATATACACCTGACGACCTTTAGCAATCTCATCTTTAATAAATTTAAATATCTGTAACCGGTGACTATCATAACGATGCAAGGTTTGAATGGATTTACGGTCCGGGGGCAATTCGTCAATTACGGATATATCCAGGTCACCGTACAAGCTCATCGCTAAAGTTCGTGGAATCGGGGTAGCCGTCATGACCAAAACATGGGGAGGATAAGTATTTTTACGCCATAATTTGGATCGTTGTGCCACACCAAACCGATGTTGCTCATCGATAATTGCCAACCCCAGGTTCTTAAACACCACTTTGTCTTCTAAAATAGCATGGGTACCAATTAAAATATGTAAAGTTCCTTCTTCCAGTTCCTGGTGTATTTCACGTCTTTGTTTAGTTGTGGAACTTCCCATAAGCAAAGCCACTTTAAGATCTACTTTATCCGCCAGTTCTTTAATACCCTGGTAATGTTGACTGGCGAGAATTGCTGTTGGAGCCATCAGGCAAGCTTGAAAATCATTATCAATAGCCAGTAACATTGCCATAAAACCTACAATGGTCTTACCCGAACCTACATCGCCCTGCAACAAACGGTTCATCTGGGCGCTCCCGCCCATATCGTTCCTGATTTCTTTAATCACTCGCTTCTGCGCTCCAGTTAGCTCAAAAGGTAGGTGATCTTTATAGAACGAATTAAAAACTGTTCCTACCTTCGTAAAAGGATATCCTTTAATTTTATGTTGACGGGTTAATTTTTTGATCAGAAGCTGAAGTTGTACATAAAACAATTCTTCAAACTTTAAACGAAATTGTGCTTTGGCTAACCACTCCTGGCTTTTAGGAAAATGAATGTTAAGTACGGCGTTTGTTTTTGAAATTAGTTTTAATGATTCAATTAAGTCGATCGGTAAAGTTTCTAAAAATGACAAATTACTATCCTGAAATATCTGTTGTATCATTTTACTGATTACCCTGTTAGTAACACCTCGATTAGAAAGCTTTTCAGTGGAAGGATATACGGGTTGCATGGCAATACGTTCGTTTTTTTCATGCTCCGATAGCAGTTCCATTTCCGGATGTGGCATACTAAAGCCATTATAGTATTTGGTTTTCCCGAAGATCACATATGGCACGTTTATCTTTAAATTTTCT from Aquimarina sp. ERC-38 includes these protein-coding regions:
- the pta gene encoding phosphate acetyltransferase, coding for MNKAVYVATIEPNSGKSLVVLGLMQVLLGSVAKVGYFKPIIDDPKDNEVDEHTRTVVSYFELDINYKKTFAFTRSEILQKYNEGKSGEVIDTIIRKYKALEDQFDFILLEGTDFSEENNIIEFDVNVIIAKNLGIPAILIANGTSREANEITANLKLAYDTFKGKDVDVLAVIANKVSSNIKEELETALHEGFAEVANRIVVPRITALEFPTIKEITEALGGTVLFGKEFLNNQAGSFGVGAMQLRNYLTHLKENSLVVTPGDRADIILGALQANMSDNYPKVSGIILTGGLIPEEPILKLIEGVSPSVPIISVNQGTFLVTNQIGNIKTRIYADNLQKIDTSINTFKQAVDIEKLLNPLITFKSDSITPSMFQYTLLKRALQQKKHIVLPEGSDERILRAAAKLQTFDVVDLTLIGQQRKIKAKAAQLDIPLDFDRITILNPTKSEYYKEYVKTFYELRKHKGVNMDMAYDLMSDVSYFGTMMIYSGHADGMVSGAVHTTQHTIRPALQFIKTKPGVNVVSSVFFMCLEDRVSVFGDCAINPNPNAEQLAEIAISSANSAEAFGIEPKIAMLSYSSGSSGKGEDVETVRQATEMVKIKRPDLKIEGPIQYDAAVDLRIGKSKLPDSEVAGQASVLIFPDLNTGNNTYKAVQRETGALAIGPMLQGLNKPVNDLSRGCTVNDVYNTVIITAIQAQDM
- a CDS encoding acetate/propionate family kinase; protein product: MKILVLNSGSSSLKYQLFNMPEKEVICSGLVERIGIEGSRLTYKRKDEKYEEDQFIPDHKKALQKVAALLLHPDQGVIKTAEEIRAVGHRVVHGGSLFTETVEITTPVEEAIAELSGLAPLHNPANLEGVKVARQIFQKARQIAVFDTAFHQTMPAVAYQYAIPVEFLKQHQIRAYGFHGTSHKYVSEKAVSLLPICKKLITIHLGNGCSITAVKDGKSIDHSLGFAPINGLIMGTRCGDIDPSVIFYLSESLNYSIPKIKNLLQKESGMLGLTGYSDLRDIEKEAEAGNESCKLALLMNAYRVKKYIGAYVAVMNGLDAIVFTAGIGENSTLMRSLIIKDMEYLGLKLDIKANEVRSSEIREIHKKDSNVPILIIPTNEELEIATQSYSLIR
- the recG gene encoding ATP-dependent DNA helicase RecG, producing the protein MNPGKLQTPIDYLKGVGPARADLLRKELGIHTYQDLLNLFPNRYIDKTQYYKISQLQQTSADIQVIGKIIHVKTVEQKRGKRLVATFIDDTGQMELVWFKGHKWIRENLKINVPYVIFGKTKYYNGFSMPHPEMELLSEHEKNERIAMQPVYPSTEKLSNRGVTNRVISKMIQQIFQDSNLSFLETLPIDLIESLKLISKTNAVLNIHFPKSQEWLAKAQFRLKFEELFYVQLQLLIKKLTRQHKIKGYPFTKVGTVFNSFYKDHLPFELTGAQKRVIKEIRNDMGGSAQMNRLLQGDVGSGKTIVGFMAMLLAIDNDFQACLMAPTAILASQHYQGIKELADKVDLKVALLMGSSTTKQRREIHQELEEGTLHILIGTHAILEDKVVFKNLGLAIIDEQHRFGVAQRSKLWRKNTYPPHVLVMTATPIPRTLAMSLYGDLDISVIDELPPDRKSIQTLHRYDSHRLQIFKFIKDEIAKGRQVYIVYPLIQESEVLDYKDLMDGYESVVRYFPTPEYQVSIVHGQMKPADKEFEMQRFVNGATQIMVATTVIEVGVNVPNASVMIIESAERFGLSQLHQLRGRVGRGAEQSFCILMTSFKLSADSKTRLETMVRTNDGFEIAEVDLKLRGPGDMMGTQQSGVLNLKIADVVRDNDILKTARYYAVALLKEDPGLQLEKNSIVLYTYQQISKFKNIWNYIS